A single window of Candidatus Methylomirabilis tolerans DNA harbors:
- a CDS encoding NADH-quinone oxidoreductase subunit I, with the protein MGSYFSDLFGGSVSILRSMKVTLRYLFTRAITVQYPDEQRPQPLRALNRHVLRIDETTGQLKCTACEACARICPTRCIELTGTGKGKNRRPSAFTIDHNLCMYCNLCVEVCPFDAITMWTRIGELSSDVRSGLVYDLKALTAERFYPSPMTPERPPAPAPEPEPEKVEAGAAAPPS; encoded by the coding sequence ATGGGAAGCTACTTTTCAGATCTGTTCGGCGGCAGCGTAAGCATCCTTCGTTCTATGAAGGTGACGCTTCGCTACCTCTTTACCCGTGCCATCACTGTTCAGTATCCCGATGAGCAGAGGCCGCAACCGTTGCGCGCGTTGAACCGCCACGTGCTTAGAATCGACGAGACGACCGGACAGCTCAAGTGCACCGCCTGCGAGGCGTGCGCCAGGATCTGTCCCACTCGCTGCATCGAGCTTACCGGGACCGGTAAAGGCAAGAACCGCCGCCCGTCGGCCTTTACCATCGACCACAACCTTTGCATGTACTGCAACCTCTGCGTCGAGGTGTGCCCCTTCGACGCGATCACGATGTGGACGAGGATCGGCGAGCTCAGCTCCGACGTACGCAGCGGCCTGGTCTACGATCTAAAGGCCTTGACGGCGGAGCGCTTCTACCCCTCTCCGATGACCCCTGAAAGACCGCCCGCGCCGGCTCCCGAGCCGGAGCCCGAGAAGGTGGAGGCAGGGGCTGCGGCGCCCCCTTCTTAA
- a CDS encoding NADH-quinone oxidoreductase subunit B gives MGLFDNRQADPNVVTTTVEWLFNWARKSSPWPMTFGLACCAIEMMAAGASRFDLDRLGAGVFRPSPRQSDVMIVAGTVTEKMAPRIKTLYEQMPDPKWVIAMGACAISGGPFYYDAYHVVKGVDLLVPVDVYVPGCPPTPEALIFGILTLQDQIMRGERAKPGGRPTLPEPLAAA, from the coding sequence ATGGGATTGTTTGATAACAGACAAGCCGACCCGAACGTCGTCACAACGACGGTCGAGTGGCTCTTTAACTGGGCACGCAAGTCCTCCCCCTGGCCCATGACCTTCGGTCTGGCCTGCTGCGCAATAGAGATGATGGCTGCCGGCGCCTCCCGCTTCGATCTTGACCGTCTAGGGGCCGGCGTCTTCCGCCCGTCGCCGCGCCAGTCCGACGTCATGATCGTGGCCGGGACCGTCACCGAGAAGATGGCACCCCGCATCAAGACCCTCTACGAGCAGATGCCCGATCCCAAGTGGGTGATTGCCATGGGCGCATGCGCCATCTCCGGCGGCCCCTTCTACTATGATGCCTACCACGTCGTGAAGGGAGTGGATCTGCTGGTTCCGGTCGATGTTTATGTGCCGGGCTGTCCACCTACGCCTGAGGCGCTCATCTTCGGCATTCTGACCCTGCAGGACCAGATTATGCGCGGCGAGCGCGCGAAACCAGGCGGCCGACCTACACTGCCCGAGCCCCTGGCGGCGGCCTGA